AAAGTCTTAATGTGATGAAACAGAGTTCTGTATTAGCTGTCTTGCGCCCGTTAAGCGTATTGGCTGTATTGATAATGTCTTGCAATGCGTATGCTGAGCAAGCAGATAGAGATAAGCCAATCAATATTGAAGCAGATCAAGGCATGTCGGACATGGCCAATAGCACTAGTCGCTATGAAGGGAATGTCATTATCACTCAGGGAACACTACGACTTCGCGCGGATCGCATAGATGTACAAAGCGATAAGGCGGGCAAAATGTTGGCGCAAGCCTATGGTAAGCCAGTGACCTTTCGCCAAAAGCAAGATCAAGTAGATGAATATATTGAGGCGCAAGCGTCTAGAATTGATTACGACAGTGGCAAAAATCAATTAAAACTGACCGGCGATGCGCGTGTAAAACGTGGTGGCGATGAACTTCGCGGTGCGGTTATTTTTTATGATGCGGTCAGTCAGCAATACTCTGTGCAAGGAAGCCCTGCAACCGGCGGTAAATCTGGCGGGCGTGTGCATGCCGTTATCCAGCCGAAAACTGCAACCACTAACGATGCAGCAAAACCTAGTACGACACCTTAAGTTGGAATGAGCGAAATGAGTCATTTGCGTGCTGAACAATTACAAAAAAGATATCGCTCCAGAACGGTTGTTCAGGATGTGTCGCTAGAAGTGGCGAGTGGT
This Leeia speluncae DNA region includes the following protein-coding sequences:
- the lptA gene encoding lipopolysaccharide transport periplasmic protein LptA; amino-acid sequence: MKQSSVLAVLRPLSVLAVLIMSCNAYAEQADRDKPINIEADQGMSDMANSTSRYEGNVIITQGTLRLRADRIDVQSDKAGKMLAQAYGKPVTFRQKQDQVDEYIEAQASRIDYDSGKNQLKLTGDARVKRGGDELRGAVIFYDAVSQQYSVQGSPATGGKSGGRVHAVIQPKTATTNDAAKPSTTP